In the Streptomyces spororaveus genome, CTGGTCCTCGCCTTCGTCACCGTCCTGCAGGAGTGCCTGGGCCTGTTGAGCCTCGGTCTGGTCCAGCGCTGGGGCGAGGTGCTGCCCCGCTGGGTCCCGGTGCTGGGCGGGCGCCGCATCCACCCCCTGACGGCGGTGGTTCCCGCCGCGTTCGGTGCGGCCGCGCTGACCGCCATCACGACGCTCGGCGCCTGGACCTGGAGCGAGGTCAACGTCGCGAATCCCGACGCGCCCACCGGGCTCGCCCTCCGGATCTTCGACCTGTCTTATGCGCCCCTGCTGCTCTGGGGGCCGCTGCTGGGCATCCTCACCGTCGCCTACTGGCGGCGCCGCCGGATCCACGGCTGACGCACGGCTGATGCACGGAAATTCGCTGGTAAGAGACCTGCACCCGGTGCAGAGTGAGGGGTGCGGGGAGCAACAAAAGGTCCGGGGCAGCCACTTCGAGCGCGCCTGCGGCGCGGGCTGTCCCGGACCTCTCCTGCGTCCTATGTCCTACGTCCTGCGCGCTACGCGGCGCCCAGCAGACGCTCCAGCACCACCGCGATGCCGTCCTCGTCGTTGGAGGTCGTCACCTCGTCGGCCACGGCCTTGAGCTCGGCATGGGCGTTGGCCATCGCCACCCCGTGCGCGGCCCAGCCGAACATCGGGATGTCGTTGGGCATGTCACCGAAGGCGATCGTCTCCGCCGCCTTCACCTTCAGCCGGCGCGCGGCCAGCGACAGGCCCGTGGCCTTGGTCAGGCCCAGCGGCAGGATCTCGACGATGCCGGGGCCCGCCATCACGATGTCGACCAGGCTGCCGACGGTCGCCCGGGCCATCTTGACGAGCGTGTCGTCGTCCAGCTCCGGGTGCTGGATGTAGAGCTTGTTCAGCGGAGCGGTCCAGAGCGCCTTGGTGTCGTCCAGGTATACGGCCGGAAGGCCTTCCTGCACCTGGTACCCGGGCCCGAACAGCACCTCGCCGTCCACCCCGTCCCGGCTGGCCGCGAGGGCCAGCGGGCCGACCTCGGCCTCCAGCTTCGACAGCGCCAGACCGGCCAGCTGCCGGTCCAGCGTCACCGAGGTCAGCAGCCGGTGCGCGCCCGCGTCGTAGACCTGGGCGCCCTGCCCGCAGACGGCGATCCCCTTGTAGCCGAGATCGTCCAGCACGTGCCGGGTCCAGGGCACGGCCCGGCCGGTGACGACGATGTGCGCCGCGCCCGCCGCGGTGGCCGCGACGAGCGCTTCACGGGTGCGTTCCGAGACGGTGTCGTCGCCACGCAGCAGTGTGCCGTCGAGATCGGTCGCGACGAGCTTGTACGGGAACGGGGCCGGGCTCACTTGGTGATCGGCTCCAGGACCTCGCGGCCGCCGAGGTAGGGACGGAGCACCGGGGGCACCCGTACCGAACCATCGGCCTGCTGGTGGTTCTCGAGGATCGCGACGATCGTGCGCGGTACGGCGCACAGCGTGCCGTTCAGCGTGGACAGCGGCTGGGTCTTCTTGCCGTCGCGGTAGCGGATCGACAGGCGGCGGGCCTGGAAGCTGTTGCAGTTCGAGGCCGAGGTCAGCTCGCGGTACTTGCCCTGGGTGGGGATCCACGCCTCGCAGTCGAACTTGCGGGAGGCGGAGGAGCCCAGGTCACCGGTGGCGACGTCGATCACCTGGAACGGCAGCTCCAGGCTGGTCAGCCACTGCTTCTCCCATTCCAGGAGCCGCTGGTGCTCGGCCTCGGCGTCCTCCGGCGCGACGTACGAGAACATCTCGACCTTGTCGAACTGGTGGACGCGGAAGATGCCGCGGGTGTCCTTGCCGTACGTGCCGGCCTCGCGGCGGAAGCACGGGGAGAAGCCGGCGTACCGCAGCGGCAGCTTCTCGGCGTCGATGATCTCGTCCATGTGGTACGCGGCGAGGGGGACCTCGGAGGTGCCGACCAGGTAGAAGTCGTCCTTCTCCAGGTGGTACACGTTCTCCGCGGCCTGGCCGAGGAAGCCGGTGCCCTCCATGGCGCGCGGGCGGACCAGCGCCGGGGTCAGCATCGGGATGAAGCCGGCCTCGGTGGCCTGGGCGATGGCCGCGTTGACCAGCGCCAGCTCCAGCAGGGCGCCCACACCGGTCAGGTAGTAGAAGCGCGAGCCGGAGACCTTGGCGCCGCGCTCGACGTCGATGGCGCCCAGCAGTTCGCCGAGTTCCAGGTGGTCCTTGGGCTCGAAGCCCTCGGTGGCGAAGTCGCGGATGGTGCCGAGCGTCTCCAGGACGGTGAAGTCCTCTTCGCCGCCGACCGGGACGTCCTCGTGGACGATGTTGCCGAGCTGGAGGAGAAGCTGCTTGGCGGCTTCGTCGGCCTCGTTCTGCTCGGCCTCGGCGGCCTTGACGTCCTGCTTGAGCTGCTCGGCCTTCTTGAGCAGCTCGGCCCGCTCCTCGGGGGAGGCCTTGGGGATGAGCTTGCCGAGGGACTTCTGCTCATTGCGCAGTTCGTCGAAGCGCATGCCGGAGGACCTGCGGCGCTCGTCGGCGGAGAGCAGCGCGTCGACGAGTTCGACGTCCTCTCCACGGGCGCGCTGCGAGGCGCGGACACGGTCAGGGTCTTCACGGAGCAGCCGGAGGTCAATCACCCCTCCAGGCTACCGGGCTGGGGTTCCTGGGATCACACCGATATCACGCTGCGTGTCGCTATGTCCCAATTGCAACGAATGGATAAGTCTTGATGGCTGACCGGAAGTGGTCCGTCTCGGGGCGTCAATAAAAGCGGTCCCATTCCCCGAAAAGGGGCAGAATGCCGACGGCCGGGTGGGCCCTGAGCAGGGCTGGAGGGACTTCTTGTCCACAGGAATTGCTGGGGCCCGGATCTTATCCACAGGCTGTGTGCCGACTCTGTGGACACAGGAATAGATCATTCCTGATCGATGGGCGGCCGGGACGAATCAGGGTTCAAACCACCCCCACACACTCATTCGGGTGGGAATGACTCGCCCCAAAGAGTTGATCGGCGATGCGGGGGTGACACCGTTCACCTTCCGCTCCCCAGAGCGAAACCTGAGCTCCCCGGGTGATTTGTCGACCTTGTCGCGCCGTACTGTCGACTTGTCCCCAGGTTCCCATCTCCGCCTGTGGATAACTCTGTGGACAGTGGACGACGTCCTACGCCCGCCCGTCGAGGCAACGCCCCAGCCAGTCGGAGGCGGCCGTGAAGTCACCGTCGGAGGTTCCGGGCCGAGGAGCCCGGACATCACTCTGAGCGACACCGGCGCGCGGGTAGGACCCGAGGAAGCGGACCTGGGGACAGGTCCGCTTGAGGCCCATGAGCGCCTCGCTGACCCGCCGGTCGGAGATGTGCCCCTCGGCGTCGACGGCGAAGCAGTAGTTGCCGATGCCCTGGCCGGTCGGACGGGACTGGATCAGCATCAGGTTCACCCCGCGCACCGCGAATTCCTGCAGGAGCTCCAGCAGCGCACCAGGGTGGTCGTCGCCGAGCCACAGCACGACGGAGGTCTTGTCCGCGCCGGTCGGCGCGGCCGGCCGGGCCGGGCGCCCCACCAGCACGAACCGGGTCTCGGCGTTCTCCGCGTCGTGGATCTCGGTCACCAGCGGGACGAGCCCGTAGGTGGCGGCGGCGAACTCGCCCGCGAAGGCGGCGTCGAAGCGGCCCTCCTGGACCAGCCGGGCGCCGTCGGCGTTCGAGGCGGCCGACTCCCACACCGCGTCGGGCAGGTTCGCGCGCAGCCAGTTGCGCACCTGCGGCTGGGCGACCGGGTGCCCGGTGACGGTCTTGACGTCCGACAGGGCGGTCCCGGGGCGCACGAGCAGCGCGAAGGTGATGGGGAGCAGCACCTCGCGGTAGATCATCAGCGGCTCGCCCGAGGCCAGCTCGTCGAGGGTGGCGGTGACCCCGCCCTCCACCGAGTTCTCGATCGGGACGAGGGCGGCGGCCGCCTCGCCGTTGCGCACGGCGTCCAGGGCGGCCGGGACCGACACCATCGGGACGAGTTCCCGGGTCGCGGCTTCCGGCAGGGTGCGCAGAGCGGCCTCGGTGAAGGTGCCCTCGGGACCGAGATACGTGAAGCGGGTGGCTGACATGCGATCAGCCTAATGCCGGGGTGCCGCCTGCCGGATTGCTGTTCATCCTTCGAGCAGCCGCTGCCCCACGTACTCGCCGCTGCGGGGGCCGGGCGGGACCGCGTACAGGCCGCTGGACTCGTGCCGGATGAATTGCGACAGCGCGTCGCCGCGGTCGAGCTTGCGCTGTACGGGTACGAATCCGCGCAGCGGATCGGCCTGCCAGCAGATGAAGAGGAGCCCCGCGTCGGGAGCGCCGTCGGGGCCGATCCCGTCGTGGAAGGAGAAGGGCCGCCGCAGCATCGCCGCCCCGCCGTTCTGCTCGGGGGCGGAGATCCGGGCGTGGGCGTTGGACGGGATGACGGGCTTCCCGTCGGGGCCGATTTTGTCGAGCGCCATCTCGGTGGTCTCGCCACCGCCGGTCAGGGGGGCACCGGTGGCCTTCGTACGGCCGATGACCTGCTCCTGCTGGGCGGTGGACTGCTTGTCCCAGTCGTCGAGGAGCATGCGGATGCGCCGGACGACGGCGTACGAGCCCCCGGCCATCCAGGCGTGCTCGGCGGGTCCGGGGCCCGCGCCGGGTACGAAGATCCGCTTGTCGAAGTCGGGCTCCGAGGGCTTCGGATTGCCGGTTCCGTCGATCTGGCCCATCAGGTTGCGTGCGGTCATCGGCGTGCCGGTGGCGCCGGGAGACCGGTTGAAGCCGTTCATCTGCCAGCGGACGCGAGCGGCCTCTCCGGCGTCCTTCTGCAGAGCCCGCAGGGCGTGGAAGGCGACGAGACCGTCGTCGGCGCCGATCTGGACCCACAGGTCGCCGTTGCTGCGCTGGGCGTCCAGCCGGTCGGAGGAGAAGTCCGGCAGCGGGTCGAGCGCGGCGGGGCGGCGCGCGGTGAGGCCGGTGCGCTCGAAGAAGGAGTGGCCGAAGCCGAAGGTGACGGTGAGGGAGGACGGACCGGCGTCCAGGGCGATCCCGCTGTCGGAGGAGGCTGCCGGCTCGCCCGCCATCAGCCGTCGGGCGGTGTCGGACCAGCGCCGCAGCAGCGCGGCGGCCTCCGTACGCCCCGCTCCGGCGGCGAGGTCGAAGGCGACGAGGTGCCCCTTGGCCTGCAGCGGGGTGGTGATGCCGGCCTGGTGGTCCCCGTGGAAGGCCACCTGGGTGGCGCCGAGGGAGGCCAGGCCGCCTGCCGAGCCGGGCGCGGAGCCGCTTCCGGAGTCGGCGAGCACGGAGTGCGCCAGGGCGCCGCCTGTTGCTCCGAGGCCGATCCCGACGGCGCCTGCGGCGCCGACGGTACCCAGCAGCCTGCGCCGGGAGATCTCGATGTCGGGGTTGCTCTCGGTCACGCTGATCAGCCGATCTTCACGGTCTTCTGGACGGTGGTCTGGTCGATGTCCGAGGTGCGGACGGTCACGTCGATACGCCATTCACCGGCGAGCGGCAGCTGGACACCGGATGCGGTCCAGTGTCCGGGGGCCGCTTGCTCGGGGACGAGCGGCAGGGGGCCGATGTCCTTGGCGGGAAGGGTGAACGCCACCTTGATCTCGGGGAGGTCGAAGGGGGTGCCGTCGACGGACTCGGACCAGAGGTGCAGGGTGTTCGCGCCCACCCGCCCCGGGTCGAGTTCGAGCCGGACGGAGCCCTTGCCGTTCGGACCGCCGGTGTCGAAGGGCAGGGTGATCTTGACGGCCCGGTCGGGGACGGCGGTGGAGGTGGAGCCGCGGCCCGTCTCCTTCTCCACGGTCCGCCCGGGCTCGGTGCTGGTGAGCACCGTGGTGACGGCGAGCAGGATCACGGCGATGGCCGCCTCGGCGAGGACGGAGCGGCGCAGGCCGGTACGGTCCGGGTCGGCGTCCCGTACGCGCTTCTCGCGCGCGCTCTCGCGGGCGGCCCGCTGCCGGGCGAGCTGGGCGGCGCGCTCCGGGTCCGCGGGGACGGGCGCGGGCTCTGTTTCACGTGAAACACCGGAGCCTTCGGAGACGGTGCCAGGGCCTGTTTCACGTGAAACATCGTCCGAGGTGTGCCCGGCGGCGACGGATACCCCCGTGGAGTCCGCGGGAGTGTCGGCGAGCCTCGCGGTCCACCTGCGGGACACGTAGGCGATGCCGAGGAGGACGGCCACCAGACCGACCTTCAGGAGCAGCAGCTGCCCGTAGTCGGTGCCGGTGAGGGCGGACCAGCTGCCGAGCTGGCGCCAGGCCTGGTAGACACCCGTGACGGCGAGCACCAGGACACTGACGAAGGCGACCTTGGAGAAGCTCCTGACGGCCGCGCGCTCGATCCCGGGGACCTTGTGGAGGGCGACGAGCAGCGCGGCGAGACCGCCGAGCCATGTGGCGACGGCCATCAGGTGCAGGATGTCGGCGGGCATGGCGATACCGGGCTGGATTCCGGTGGAGGCGTGCTCCGAGAGGGCCCAGGTGGCGGCGATACCGCCGGACACGACGGCGCCTCCGATGGCGAGCCCGAAGGTGAGGTCGCTGGTGTCGTCCGGCATCTCGGCCTCGTCGGCCCGGTCGGCACCGGCGGTTTCCTCCCCGCCCCGGCCGGCCTCGTCGGGTCCGATGTCCGCCACACGGCGCGCGTAGACGCCGAAGAGGACCGCGAGGAAGAGGGCGGCCGCACCCAGCAGGAGCAGCCGGGAGACGAGCGAG is a window encoding:
- a CDS encoding HAD family hydrolase, encoding MSPAPFPYKLVATDLDGTLLRGDDTVSERTREALVAATAAGAAHIVVTGRAVPWTRHVLDDLGYKGIAVCGQGAQVYDAGAHRLLTSVTLDRQLAGLALSKLEAEVGPLALAASRDGVDGEVLFGPGYQVQEGLPAVYLDDTKALWTAPLNKLYIQHPELDDDTLVKMARATVGSLVDIVMAGPGIVEILPLGLTKATGLSLAARRLKVKAAETIAFGDMPNDIPMFGWAAHGVAMANAHAELKAVADEVTTSNDEDGIAVVLERLLGAA
- the serS gene encoding serine--tRNA ligase, which gives rise to MIDLRLLREDPDRVRASQRARGEDVELVDALLSADERRRSSGMRFDELRNEQKSLGKLIPKASPEERAELLKKAEQLKQDVKAAEAEQNEADEAAKQLLLQLGNIVHEDVPVGGEEDFTVLETLGTIRDFATEGFEPKDHLELGELLGAIDVERGAKVSGSRFYYLTGVGALLELALVNAAIAQATEAGFIPMLTPALVRPRAMEGTGFLGQAAENVYHLEKDDFYLVGTSEVPLAAYHMDEIIDAEKLPLRYAGFSPCFRREAGTYGKDTRGIFRVHQFDKVEMFSYVAPEDAEAEHQRLLEWEKQWLTSLELPFQVIDVATGDLGSSASRKFDCEAWIPTQGKYRELTSASNCNSFQARRLSIRYRDGKKTQPLSTLNGTLCAVPRTIVAILENHQQADGSVRVPPVLRPYLGGREVLEPITK
- the pheA gene encoding prephenate dehydratase, with translation MSATRFTYLGPEGTFTEAALRTLPEAATRELVPMVSVPAALDAVRNGEAAAALVPIENSVEGGVTATLDELASGEPLMIYREVLLPITFALLVRPGTALSDVKTVTGHPVAQPQVRNWLRANLPDAVWESAASNADGARLVQEGRFDAAFAGEFAAATYGLVPLVTEIHDAENAETRFVLVGRPARPAAPTGADKTSVVLWLGDDHPGALLELLQEFAVRGVNLMLIQSRPTGQGIGNYCFAVDAEGHISDRRVSEALMGLKRTCPQVRFLGSYPRAGVAQSDVRAPRPGTSDGDFTAASDWLGRCLDGRA
- the efeB gene encoding iron uptake transporter deferrochelatase/peroxidase subunit, whose protein sequence is MAYRRDRPHLGHRPDHRPEDREDRLISVTESNPDIEISRRRLLGTVGAAGAVGIGLGATGGALAHSVLADSGSGSAPGSAGGLASLGATQVAFHGDHQAGITTPLQAKGHLVAFDLAAGAGRTEAAALLRRWSDTARRLMAGEPAASSDSGIALDAGPSSLTVTFGFGHSFFERTGLTARRPAALDPLPDFSSDRLDAQRSNGDLWVQIGADDGLVAFHALRALQKDAGEAARVRWQMNGFNRSPGATGTPMTARNLMGQIDGTGNPKPSEPDFDKRIFVPGAGPGPAEHAWMAGGSYAVVRRIRMLLDDWDKQSTAQQEQVIGRTKATGAPLTGGGETTEMALDKIGPDGKPVIPSNAHARISAPEQNGGAAMLRRPFSFHDGIGPDGAPDAGLLFICWQADPLRGFVPVQRKLDRGDALSQFIRHESSGLYAVPPGPRSGEYVGQRLLEG
- a CDS encoding copper resistance CopC/CopD family protein — encoded protein: MTATAPSTAHARAAALLPRLALVLAALLATLFTAASPATAHAALTASDPADGAVVATAPAQVTLSFSEQVAMGDDSLRVLDPQGRRVDTGELRDMCSGNTVRYGTALHTGLPNGTYTVAWQAVSADSHPISGALTFSIGAPSATDVTLPTAQAGGGPVGIAYGIARYAAYAGFTVLVGGAAFILLCWRRGAAERPLQKLVVRAWVTLTAATLAMLVLRTPYTGSGDFSDAFDLDGLRAVLETKAGASLVSRLLLLGAAALFLAVLFGVYARRVADIGPDEAGRGGEETAGADRADEAEMPDDTSDLTFGLAIGGAVVSGGIAATWALSEHASTGIQPGIAMPADILHLMAVATWLGGLAALLVALHKVPGIERAAVRSFSKVAFVSVLVLAVTGVYQAWRQLGSWSALTGTDYGQLLLLKVGLVAVLLGIAYVSRRWTARLADTPADSTGVSVAAGHTSDDVSRETGPGTVSEGSGVSRETEPAPVPADPERAAQLARQRAARESAREKRVRDADPDRTGLRRSVLAEAAIAVILLAVTTVLTSTEPGRTVEKETGRGSTSTAVPDRAVKITLPFDTGGPNGKGSVRLELDPGRVGANTLHLWSESVDGTPFDLPEIKVAFTLPAKDIGPLPLVPEQAAPGHWTASGVQLPLAGEWRIDVTVRTSDIDQTTVQKTVKIG